From a region of the Zingiber officinale cultivar Zhangliang chromosome 4B, Zo_v1.1, whole genome shotgun sequence genome:
- the LOC121977750 gene encoding L-type lectin-domain containing receptor kinase VII.1-like translates to MSPSLFPFLLLLLGFICPLSSAVDLLFNGFNNEDLRLYANATLEPFTYHSHHHQRRPLFLLSLTHDDDAFSLGRALLPYPIPTKSSSRQVLPFAASFLFSVATVLTALPGHGLAFLFAPAPGTLGATSAQHLGLFNLSSNGDSSSRVLAVEFDVFRNEEFGDIDSNHVGVDLNSLTSVKSASAGYWPDDEAAFVGLTLNDGSNYQAWVDYAAGRLNVTIAPASLGRKPRRPLISVELDLSDVFLDEMYVGFCASTGRLVERHRVLGWSFSNSNFSSGDGLITANLPSFATPASSKLKRRLSIVLSVSATVIAMSFMGVLGLWVRRRRNRGQLVEEIIEEWESEYWPHRIDYHRIVAATDGFASSNLVGRGGNGTVYKGLLGGDPVAVKVFSRTNEEEAKLFAAEVCTLGRLKHRNLVRLRGWCRTRRPAAGAMIIVYDFMKNGSLDQWIYGAKKPLDWGSRARVLREVAAAVWYLHEGWGEAVVLHRDIKASNVMLDGEMTGRLGDFGLARAQPRGRLLRTTRVVGTAGYLAPEVIRSGRTTTATDVYAFGVLALELASGRMAAEEGRPPLVAWARDAVATNGELAAVEVRTRGSEGFDDWEAVRMVTVGLACTREEGPARPTMRQAVRMLGAEEWYEVPEVGGRRAEATSWLLDARLRRPVETASAGPISISTSQSGFRTDSCIIKEADV, encoded by the coding sequence ATGTCGCCGTCGCTTttccccttcctcctcctcctcctcggttTCATCTGCCCTCTCTCCTCCGCCGTCGACCTCCTCTTCAACGGCTTCAACAATGAAGACCTCCGCCTCTACGCTAACGCCACTCTCGAACCTTTCACATACCACTCCCACCACCACCAACGCCGCCCTCTgttcctcctctccctcacccACGACGACGACGCCTTCTCTCTCGGCCGTGCCCTCCTCCCCTACCCCATCCCCACCAAATCTTCCTCCCGCCAGGTCCTTCCCTTCGccgcctccttcctcttctctgtcGCCACCGTCCTCACCGCCCTCCCCGGCCACGGCCTCGCCTTCCTCTTCGCCCCTGCCCCCGGCACCCTTGGCGCCACCTCCGCCCAGCACCTCGGCCTATTCAACCTCTCCTCCAACGGAGACTCCTCGTCACGCGTCCTCGCCGTCGAGTTCGATGTCTTCCGCAACGAAGAGTTCGGCGATATCGACAGCAACCACGTCGGCGTCGACCTCAACTCGCTCACCTCCGTCAAATCAGCCTCCGCCGGATACTGGCCCGACGACGAAGCTGCTTTCGTGGGACTTACACTCAATGACGGATCCAATTACCAGGCTTGGGTCGACTATGCCGCCGGAAGACTCAACGTCACCATCGCCCCTGCAAGTCTCGGCCGGAAGCCACGCCGTCCCCTTATCTCCGTCGAATTAGACCTCTCCGACGTCTTCCTCGATGAGATGTACGTCGGATTCTGCGCCTCCACCGGGCGGCTTGTGGAGCGCCACCGCGTCCTGGGTTGGAGCTTCAGCAACTCCAATTTTTCCTCCGGCGACGGCCTAATCACGGCCAATCTTCCTAGTTTCGCGACGCCGGCGTCCTCCAAGTTGAAGAGACGTCTTTCTATCGTCCTCTCTGTCTCTGCCACGGTGATCGCGATGTCTTTCATGGGAGTGCTAGGTCTATGGGTTCGTCGTCGGAGAAACAGGGGACAGTTGGTCGAGGAGATAATAGAGGAGTGGGAATCGGAGTATTGGCCGCATCGAATCGACTACCATCGGATCGTCGCCGCCACGGATGGTTTCGCCAGCAGCAACCTCGTTGGCCGAGGGGGCAACGGGACGGTCTACAAGGGGCTTCTTGGGGGCGATCCGGTGGCGGTGAAGGTCTTCTCTCGAACAAATGAGGAGGAGGCGAAGCTTTTCGCTGCCGAGGTCTGCACGCTCGGCCGGCTGAAGCACCGTAACCTGGTTCGCCTCCGGGGATGGTGCCGGACGCGACGGCCAGCCGCTGGCGCGATGATTATCGTGTACGACTTCATGAAGAACGGAAGCCTTGATCAGTGGATCTACGGCGCCAAGAAGCCGTTGGATTGGGGATCGAGGGCGAGGGTTCTGCGGGAAGTGGCGGCGGCGGTGTGGTACCTGCACGAGGGCTGGGGCGAGGCGGTGGTGCTCCACCGCGACATCAAGGCGAGCAACGTGATGCTGGACGGAGAGATGACCGGACGGCTAGGAGACTTCGGCCTGGCGCGGGCCCAACCGAGAGGGCGGTTGCTGAGGACCACCAGGGTGGTGGGGACGGCGGGGTACCTGGCGCCGGAGGTGATACGGAGCGGGCGGACTACGACGGCCACCGACGTGTACGCCTTCGGAGTGCTGGCGCTGGAGTTGGCGAGCGGGCGGATGGCGGCGGAGGAGGGGCGTCCGCCGCTGGTGGCGTGGGCGCGGGATGCCGTGGCGACGAACGGGGAGCTGGCGGCTGTGGAGGTGAGAACGAGGGGGTCGGAGGGGTTCGACGATTGGGAGGCGGTGCGGATGGTGACGGTGGGGTTGGCATGCACGCGCGAGGAGGGGCCGGCCCGGCCCACGATGAGGCAGGCGGTGCGGATGTTGGGGGCGGAAGAGTGGTACGAGGTGCCGGAGGTGGGCGGCAGGAGAGCGGAGGCGACGTCGTGGCTGCTGGATGCGAGGCTACGGCGACCGGTGGAGACGGCCAGTGCGGGTCCCATCTCCATTTCCACGTCGCAGTCCGGGTTTCGGACGGACTCGTGCATTATAAAAGAAGCTGATGTCTGA